From a region of the Impatiens glandulifera chromosome 4, dImpGla2.1, whole genome shotgun sequence genome:
- the LOC124934109 gene encoding monodehydroascorbate reductase, seedling isozyme-like yields MAERIFKYVVLGGGIAGGYAAREFAKQGVKPGELAIISNEAVAPYERPTLSKGYLLPDSPPRLPGFHVCVGSGGERLLPEWYVEKGIELILKTEIVKADLTSKTLTSAAGETFKYQILIIATGSNVIKLSDFGAQGADSKNILYLRDIVDADLLVETIKQKKNGKVVIVGGGYIGLELSAAINLNNLDVTMVYPEPWCMPRLFTAGIAAFYEGYYANKGIKIIKGTVAVAFTADSNGEVKDVKLKDGRTLEADIVVVGVGGRPLTALFKGQVEEEKGGIKTDAFFQTSVSGVYAVGDVATFPMKIYDELRRVEHVDHARKSAEHAVKAIFASELGETIDAYDYLPYFYSRSFNLSWQFYGDNVGDTVLFGDNNPASDKPKFGSYWIKDGKVVGVFLEGGTAEENKAIANVARIQPSVESSDALAKAGLSFACKI; encoded by the exons gtTGCTCCTTATGAACGTCCAACACTCAGCAAAGGCTACCTTTTACCTGATT CACCACCAAGACTACCGGGATTTCATGTCTGTGTTGGAAGTGGAGGTGAAAGATTGCTACCAGAGTGGTACGTCGAGAAAG GAATTGAATTGATTCTAAAAACAGAGATAGTTAAGGCAGATCTTACTTCCAAGACTCTCACTAGTGCTGCTGGGGaaacatttaaatatcaaattttgatCATTGCTACTGGTTCGAAT GTGATAAAGCTGTCTGATTTTGGTGCACAAGGGGCTGATTCGAAAAATATCTTGTATTTGAGAGATATTGTTGATGCTGATCTACTTGTTGAAACCATTAAACAAAAGAAGAATGGAAAAGTAGTGATTGTTGGGGGAGGATACATTGGTCTAGAGCTTAGTGCAGCAATTAACTTAAACAATCTCGATGTCACCATGGTTTACCCAGAACCTTGGTGCA TGCCACGCCTTTTTACAGCTGGAATAGCTGCTTTCTATGAGGGTTATTATGCAAATAAAGGAATCAAGATCATTAAAGGAACTGTAGCGGTTGCTTTTACAGCCGACTCTAATGGAGAG GTAAAGGACGTAAAACTCAAGGATGGTAGAACACTCGAAGCAGACATTGTTGTTGTTGGTGTTGGAGGAAGACCTCTTACAGCTTTATTCAAAGGACAGGTTGAAGAAGAGAAAGGTGGCATAAAG ACTGATGCATTCTTTCAAACAAGTGTTTCTGGCGTGTATGCTGTGGGCGATGTTGCTACTTTCCCCATGAAAATATATGACGAATTGAGAAGAGTTGAACATGTTGACCATGCCCGAAAATCTGCTGAACATGCTGTTAAG GCAATCTTTGCAAGTGAGCTTGGGGAGACAATTGATGCTTATGACTATCTTCCCTATTTCTATTCCCGTTCCTTCAATCTTTCATGGCAGTTCTACGGGGACAATGTGGGTGACACGGTACTGTTTGGAGACAACAACCCAGCGAGCGACAAGCCCAAGTTTGGATCTTACTGGATCAAAGACGGGAAAGTTGTTGGTGTGTTCTTGGAAGGTGGGACCGCTGAAGAGAACAAGGCTATTGCCAATGTTGCTAGGATCCAACCGTCTGTTGAGAGTTCTGATGCTTTGGCCAAAGCAGGACTTTCATTTGCATgtaagatttaa